The following are from one region of the Capsicum annuum cultivar UCD-10X-F1 chromosome 1, UCD10Xv1.1, whole genome shotgun sequence genome:
- the LOC107870808 gene encoding 28 kDa ribonucleoprotein, chloroplastic, translating to MAAIELSPSSIFSSPPPPSSYLKKFPSLPNSIKLQNSTHSCTISLKSIIYPLNVPSRKQQLHCSTVEVAEPVTVQQEDEKEKPQKNNQRRKLFVLNLPWSFTVPDIKNLFAQYGIVDDVEIIKTKEGKSRGFAFVTMSSGEEAQAAIDKLDAYELSGRIIRVEFSKRFKKPPGTPPPTPAQGETRHKLYVSNLAWKVRSTQLREFFSADYNPVSARVVFDNASGRAAGYGFVSFDTKEQAEAAISALDGKELMGRPIRLKFSERDADGSENKEETPTQENSEEP from the exons ATGGCTGCAATTGAATTATCACCATCCTCAATTTTCTCTTCCCCTCCACCTCCTTCTTCTTATCTCAAAAAATTCCCATCACTTCCCAATTCAATTAAACTCCAAAATTCCACTCATTCATGTACTATTTCTCTCAAATCCATTATTTATCCCCTTAATGTTCCTTCAAGAAAACAGCAACTTCATTGCTCAACAGTTGAAGTCGCCGAGCCTGTAACAGTACAACAAGAAGATGAAAAAGAGAAACCCCAGAAgaataatcaaagaagaaagcTTTTTGTTCTTAATTTACCGTGGTCTTTCACTGTTCCTGATATCAAGAATCTCTTTGCTCAGTATGGcattgttgatgatgttgag attataaAAACTAAAGAAGGAAAGAGTAGAGGGTTCGCCTTTGTGACAATGTCTTCTGGGGAAGAAGCTCAAGCTGCAATTGACAAATTGGATGCTTAT GAATTATCAGGAAGAATCATCAGGGTAGAATTTTCAAAGCGTTTTAAGAAACCTCCAGGAACTCCGCCTCCAACTCCTGCACAAGGGGAAACACGACATAAACTTTATGTTTCTAATCTTGCATGGAAAGTGAGGTCTACCCAACTGAGAGAATTCTTCTCTGCGGACTACAATCCAGTTTCAGCTAGGGTTGTTTTTGACAATGCTTCAGGAAGAGCTGCTGGGTATGGTTTTGTATCATTTGACACAAAAGAACAAGCAGAGGCTGCAATATCTGCTTTAGATGGAAAG GAACTGATGGGCCGGCCAATTCGCTTGAAATTCAGTGAAAGGGATGCTGATGGAtctgaaaacaaagaagaaacaCCGACTCAGGAAAATTCTGAAGAGCCATAG
- the LOC107853713 gene encoding RING-H2 finger protein ATL52 — protein MVLVNSSRTWAPHMSTRDCSQGFCSLYCPLWCLPPPPPFDFPDDDDSGPNFSPLVIGIIGILTSAFLLVSYYVIMSKCCGHRIALGRRENHHNDSEQEENDPSNHEAWNVNTTGLDESLIKSIMVFKYKKGSGLAEGTDCSVCLSEFQDDESLRLLPKCSHAFHVTCIDTWLKSHTNCPLCRANIVFVNASPPPLPPPVIEAPLTNERTSGNQPENDIEMGVREEDEEDAVDSRAPPKRLITENMNLLIRRSVSMDQVSRDALSIADILKIDHDEDCEMGNCPFHERDVGTSRQQVGEEEVSTLPHCLPSPIGIKRSFSSGRFMFHKRGRGQNMIIPL, from the coding sequence ATGGTGCTTGTAAATAGTTCAAGAACTTGGGCACCACATATGAGCACAAGGGATTGTTCTCAAGGATTCTGCAGTTTGTACTGCCCACTATGGTGTTTGCCACCTCCACCTCCATTTGACTTCCCAGATGATGATGATTCTGGTCCAAATTTCTCTCCTCTAGTTATCGGAATCATTGGAATTCTTACCAGTGCTTTCCTTCTAGTTAGCTACTATGTCATAATGTCGAAGTGCTGCGGACACAGGATTGCTTTAGGTAGAAGGGAGAATCATCATAATGATTCAGAACAAGAAGAGAATGACCCTTCAAATCACGAGGCATGGAATGTGAACACAACAGGTTTAGACGAATCTCTGATCAAGTCGATTATGGTGTTTAAGTACAAGAAAGGAAGTGGATTAGCCGAGGGAACAGATTGTTCTGTTTGCCTGAGTGAATTTCAAGATGATGAAAGCCTTAGACTTTTACCAAAATGCAGTCATGCTTTTCATGTTACGTGCATCGATACATGGCTAAAATCTCACACCAATTGCCCTCTATGTCGTGCTAATATAGTGTTTGTAAATGCTTCACCACCTCCGCTACCTCCTCCAGTTATCGAAGCTCCTCTGACGAATGAAAGAACTTCTGGAAACCAACCTGAAAACGATATAGAAATGGGGGTCAGAGAGGAAGATGAAGAAGACGCTGTAGATAGTAGAGCTCCTCCCAAAAGGCTAATAACAGAAAATATGAATCTACTAATTAGAAGATCAGTATCAATGGATCAAGTATCGCGAGATGCTTTATCTATAGCTGATATACTAAAGATTGATCACGATGAAGATTGTGAAATGGGAAATTGCCCGTTTCATGAGAGAGATGTTGGAACATCAAGACAACAAGTAGGGGAAGAAGAAGTAAGCACATTACCACATTGTTTACCAAGTCCTATAGGGATAAAGAGATCTTTTTCCAGTGGAAGATTCATGTTTCATAAGCGCGGAAGAGGACAAAACATGATCATCCCGTTGTAA